One Comamonas endophytica DNA window includes the following coding sequences:
- a CDS encoding mechanosensitive ion channel family protein encodes MQSVLGLALLALLAVASRHVAQFLLQRVARRVRLGLAAHWADILLHDKVLRRLTQAVPWLVVQIGLADVPHLPARLHGLLLNLAAAVTIVLVLRSFNALLDAMNETHDRRERLKLSTHSIKSYVQLGKLLAAMVAIVLILATLLDRSPLLLLSGLGALSAVLMLVFKDTILSFTAGVQLGSNDMIRVGDWVEMPQVGADGFVIDIALNIVKVQNWDKTITTIPTWKLMSDSFKNWRGMSQSGMRRIRRALRIDADTIRVLDEAQLAQLSRIALLQEYLVEKRAQAAALPASALAEAAPFHPLQLTNLELLRAYAYAYLNVHPGIQHDTYLLARTLEPTTEGVPLELYCYTSTSVWIEYENIQGSIFDHLIGVLPEFGLRLYQRPSGSDVLAGVRGMGLGAGPG; translated from the coding sequence ATGCAATCCGTCCTGGGCCTGGCCCTGCTGGCGCTGCTGGCCGTCGCCAGCCGCCATGTGGCGCAATTCCTGCTGCAGCGCGTCGCGCGCCGCGTGCGCCTGGGCCTGGCCGCGCACTGGGCCGACATCCTGCTGCACGACAAGGTGCTGCGCCGCCTCACGCAGGCCGTGCCGTGGCTGGTGGTGCAGATCGGCCTGGCGGACGTGCCGCATCTGCCGGCCCGCCTGCATGGACTGCTGCTGAACCTGGCGGCCGCGGTCACCATCGTGCTGGTGCTGCGCAGCTTCAACGCGCTTCTCGATGCAATGAACGAGACCCACGACCGCCGGGAGCGGCTCAAGCTCTCGACGCATTCGATCAAGAGCTATGTGCAGCTGGGCAAGCTGCTGGCGGCCATGGTGGCGATCGTGCTGATCCTGGCGACGCTGCTGGACCGATCGCCGCTGCTGCTGCTGTCGGGCCTGGGCGCGTTGTCGGCGGTGCTGATGCTGGTGTTCAAGGACACCATCCTGTCCTTCACCGCGGGCGTGCAGCTGGGCTCGAACGACATGATCCGCGTCGGCGACTGGGTCGAGATGCCCCAGGTCGGCGCCGATGGCTTCGTCATCGACATCGCGCTGAACATCGTCAAGGTGCAGAACTGGGACAAGACCATCACCACCATTCCCACCTGGAAGCTGATGAGCGACAGCTTCAAGAACTGGCGCGGCATGTCGCAGTCGGGCATGCGCCGCATCCGGCGCGCGCTGCGCATCGATGCCGACACCATCCGCGTGCTGGACGAGGCGCAGCTCGCACAGCTGTCGCGCATCGCGCTGCTGCAGGAGTATCTGGTCGAAAAGCGCGCGCAGGCCGCGGCGCTGCCGGCCTCGGCCCTGGCTGAAGCCGCGCCCTTCCATCCGCTGCAGCTCACCAACCTGGAGCTGCTGCGCGCCTATGCGTATGCCTATCTGAACGTTCATCCCGGCATCCAGCACGACACCTATCTGCTGGCGCGCACGCTCGAGCCGACCACCGAGGGCGTGCCGCTGGAGCTCTACTGCTATACCTCGACCTCGGTCTGGATCGAGTATGAAAACATCCAGGGCAGCATCTTCGACCACCTGATCGGCGTGCTGCCGGAGTTCGGGCTGCGGTTGTATCAGCGGCCTTCGGGCAGCGATGTGCTGGCGGGGGTTCGGGGGATGGGACTGGGGGCAGGGCCGGGCTGA
- the lptE gene encoding LPS assembly lipoprotein LptE encodes MRKRTLLSLVSVVPVLAACGFRLRGVPQFAFRSLFIQASRGSLLARELERTLVAANEQLTVLRDPRSPDEAEAIFELLSEQQERAVVGLNASGQVRELQLRLRLRFRLRKPNGDELIPETELLQQRDISYNETLALSKEAEEQLLYRNMRTDLVQQLLRRLAAVKTL; translated from the coding sequence ATGCGCAAACGCACGCTGCTCTCCCTGGTGTCCGTGGTGCCTGTGCTGGCGGCGTGCGGGTTCCGCCTGCGCGGCGTGCCGCAGTTCGCCTTCCGTTCGCTGTTCATCCAGGCCAGCCGGGGTTCGCTGCTGGCGCGCGAGCTCGAGCGCACGCTGGTCGCGGCCAATGAACAGCTGACGGTGCTGCGCGACCCGCGTTCGCCCGATGAAGCCGAAGCCATCTTCGAGCTGCTGAGCGAGCAGCAGGAGCGCGCGGTCGTGGGCCTCAACGCCTCGGGCCAGGTGCGCGAGCTGCAGCTGCGGCTGCGCCTGCGCTTCAGGCTGCGCAAGCCCAATGGCGATGAACTCATCCCCGAGACCGAACTGCTGCAGCAGCGCGACATCAGCTACAACGAGACCCTCGCGCTGTCCAAGGAAGCCGAGGAGCAGCTGCTCTACCGCAACATGCGCACCGACCTGGTGCAGCAGCTGCTGCGCCGGCTGGCGGCGGTGAAGACACTGTGA
- the leuS gene encoding leucine--tRNA ligase codes for MQDKYNHIELERAAHEHWAARDAYRVTEDDSKKKFYACSMLPYPSGKLHMGHVRNYTINDMLTRQLRMKGYNVLMPMGWDAFGLPAENAALKNKVPPAQWTYDNIAYMKKQMQSMGLAIDWSREIATCDPEYYRWNQWLFLKMLDKGIAYRKTQVVNWDPVDQTVLANEQVIDGRGWRTGALVEKREIPGYYLKITDYAQELLEHVQVGNDKATLTGWPDKVRLMQENWIGKSSGVRFAFTHDIHDAQGRLIQDGRMYVFTTRADTIMGVTFCAVAPEHPLALHAAAGNPALAAFIEECKKGGTTEAELAVKEKEGMPTGLFVTHPLTGAQVEVWVGNYVLMGYGDGAVMGVPAHDERDFAFAKKYGLPIRQVVDVAGESFSTDAWADWYGDKQRAACVNSGELDGLTHAQAVDKVAELLAAKGLGEKKTTWRLRDWGVSRQRYWGTPIPIIHCEDCGAQPVPEKDLPVVLPQDLVPDGSGNPLVKSEAFHAGVVCPCCGKSARRETDTMDTFVDSSWYFMRYCDAQNHQQMVGAGTDYWMRDPNAARGGSGMDQYIGGIEHAILHLLYARFWTKVMRDLGLVQIDEPFAQLLTQGMVLNHIYSRRTAKGAKEYFWPKDVEHVFDEAGKIVGAKLKAEVESADGLLPVGTDIDYEGVGTMSKSKNNGIDPQELIEKYGADTARLYTMFTAPPEATLEWNDAAVEGSYRFLRRVYNYGFKLLGGEHAVVADAIGASARGLQDVTFGKDAQALRREIHTVLKQVDYDYQRMQYNTVVSGAMKMINALEGFKGADTPDGRIAAIEGFGILLRCLYPATPHLTHALWSGLGYSQHLGELLDAAWPEVDPAALVQDEIELMLQVNGKLRGSIHVAATADKAEIERVALASDAFLKQAAGATPKKVIVVPGRLVNVVV; via the coding sequence ATGCAAGACAAATACAACCACATCGAGCTCGAGCGCGCAGCGCATGAGCACTGGGCCGCGCGCGACGCCTACCGCGTCACCGAGGACGACAGCAAGAAGAAGTTCTACGCCTGCTCGATGCTGCCGTACCCCAGCGGCAAGCTGCACATGGGCCATGTGCGCAACTACACCATCAACGACATGCTCACGCGCCAGCTGCGCATGAAGGGCTACAACGTGCTGATGCCCATGGGCTGGGACGCCTTCGGCCTGCCCGCGGAAAACGCGGCGCTGAAGAACAAGGTCCCGCCGGCGCAGTGGACCTACGACAACATCGCCTACATGAAGAAGCAGATGCAGTCGATGGGCCTGGCCATCGACTGGAGCCGCGAGATCGCCACCTGCGACCCCGAGTACTACCGCTGGAACCAGTGGCTGTTCCTGAAGATGCTCGACAAGGGCATCGCCTACCGCAAGACCCAGGTCGTGAACTGGGACCCGGTCGACCAGACCGTGCTGGCCAACGAGCAGGTCATCGACGGCCGCGGCTGGCGCACCGGCGCGCTGGTCGAAAAGCGCGAGATCCCCGGCTACTACCTGAAGATCACCGATTACGCGCAGGAACTGCTCGAGCACGTGCAGGTTGGCAACGACAAGGCGACGCTCACCGGCTGGCCCGACAAGGTGCGGCTGATGCAGGAGAACTGGATCGGCAAGTCGAGCGGCGTGCGCTTCGCGTTCACGCATGACATCCACGACGCGCAGGGCCGGCTGATCCAGGACGGCAGGATGTACGTGTTCACCACGCGTGCCGACACCATCATGGGCGTGACTTTCTGCGCGGTGGCGCCCGAGCACCCGCTGGCCCTGCATGCCGCGGCCGGCAACCCGGCGCTGGCGGCCTTCATCGAGGAATGCAAGAAGGGCGGCACCACCGAGGCCGAGCTCGCGGTCAAGGAAAAGGAAGGCATGCCCACGGGCCTGTTCGTGACCCATCCGCTGACCGGCGCGCAGGTCGAGGTCTGGGTCGGCAACTACGTGCTGATGGGCTATGGCGACGGCGCCGTCATGGGCGTGCCCGCGCATGACGAGCGCGATTTCGCGTTCGCGAAGAAGTACGGCCTGCCGATCCGCCAGGTCGTGGACGTGGCCGGCGAAAGCTTCTCGACCGACGCCTGGGCCGACTGGTACGGCGACAAGCAGCGGGCAGCCTGCGTCAATTCCGGTGAATTGGACGGCCTGACGCATGCGCAGGCCGTCGACAAGGTCGCCGAGCTGCTGGCCGCCAAGGGCCTGGGCGAGAAGAAGACCACCTGGCGCCTGCGCGACTGGGGCGTGAGCCGCCAGCGCTACTGGGGCACGCCGATCCCGATCATCCACTGCGAGGATTGCGGCGCCCAGCCGGTGCCCGAGAAGGACCTGCCCGTGGTGCTGCCGCAGGACCTCGTGCCCGATGGCTCGGGCAATCCGCTGGTCAAGAGCGAGGCCTTCCATGCAGGCGTGGTCTGCCCCTGCTGCGGCAAGAGCGCGCGCCGCGAGACCGACACGATGGACACCTTCGTCGACAGCTCCTGGTACTTCATGCGCTATTGCGATGCGCAGAACCACCAGCAGATGGTCGGCGCCGGCACCGACTACTGGATGCGCGACCCCAACGCGGCGCGCGGCGGCAGCGGCATGGACCAGTACATCGGCGGCATCGAGCACGCCATCCTGCACCTGCTGTATGCGCGCTTCTGGACCAAGGTGATGCGCGACCTGGGCCTGGTGCAGATCGACGAGCCCTTCGCGCAGCTGCTGACCCAGGGCATGGTGCTCAACCACATCTACAGCCGCCGCACCGCCAAGGGCGCCAAGGAATACTTCTGGCCCAAGGACGTCGAGCATGTGTTCGACGAGGCTGGCAAGATCGTCGGCGCCAAGCTCAAGGCCGAGGTCGAGAGCGCCGACGGCCTGCTGCCGGTGGGCACGGACATCGACTACGAGGGCGTGGGCACCATGTCCAAGTCGAAGAACAACGGCATCGATCCGCAGGAGCTGATCGAGAAGTACGGCGCCGACACGGCCCGCCTGTACACCATGTTCACCGCGCCGCCCGAGGCCACGCTGGAGTGGAACGACGCGGCCGTCGAAGGCAGCTACCGCTTCCTGCGCCGCGTCTACAACTACGGCTTCAAGCTGCTGGGCGGCGAGCATGCGGTGGTCGCCGACGCGATCGGCGCGAGCGCGCGCGGCCTGCAGGACGTCACGTTCGGCAAGGACGCGCAGGCGCTGCGCCGCGAGATCCACACGGTGCTCAAGCAGGTGGATTACGACTACCAGCGCATGCAGTACAACACTGTGGTGTCGGGCGCGATGAAGATGATCAACGCGCTCGAAGGCTTCAAGGGCGCGGACACGCCCGACGGCCGGATCGCGGCCATCGAAGGCTTCGGCATCCTGCTGCGCTGCCTGTACCCGGCCACGCCGCACCTGACCCATGCGCTGTGGAGCGGCCTGGGCTACAGCCAGCATCTGGGCGAGCTGCTCGACGCTGCCTGGCCCGAAGTCGACCCCGCGGCGCTGGTGCAGGACGAGATCGAGCTGATGCTGCAGGTCAACGGCAAGCTGCGTGGTTCGATCCATGTGGCGGCAACGGCCGACAAGGCCGAAATCGAGCGCGTGGCCCTGGCCAGCGACGCCTTCCTGAAACAGGCCGCTGGCGCCACCCCGAAGAAGGTGATCGTGGTGCCGGGCCGTCTCGTCAACGTGGTGGTCTGA